In Glycine max cultivar Williams 82 chromosome 7, Glycine_max_v4.0, whole genome shotgun sequence, a single window of DNA contains:
- the LOC102659859 gene encoding uncharacterized protein, with translation MSQEELPLKITLAQLIQNNLLHGLPNEDPYAHLATYIEICNTVRIADVLEDAVRLSLFSFSLSGEAKRWLHSFKGNSLKTWDEVVEKFLKKYFPESKTAEGKAVISSFHQFPDKSLSEALERFHGLLRKTPTHGFLEPIQLNIFIDGLRPQPKQLLDTSAGGKIKLKTPEEAMELIENMAASDRAILRDRAYIPSKRSLLELSSQDALLAQNKMLSKQLEALIETLSKLPTQLHFGQPSPSFVLLVAGCVICGGAHDSGCCIPTEDTTHEQYNQQQGQWRTHPGNQFNKDQGGPSNNPQQQRPSLYDRTTKLKETLAQFMQVSMSNQKSTESAIKNLEVQVGQLAKQLAD, from the exons ATGAGCCAAGAAGAATTACCCTTGAAGATTACTCTAGCTCAA TTGATTCAGAACAATTTGTTACATGGTTTGCCCAATGAAGACCCGTATGCACATCTAGCTACCTATATTGAGATATGCAATACTGTCAGAATAGCTGATGTGCTTGAGGATGCTGTTagattgagcttgttttcattttctttgtctgGAGAAGCAAAACGATGGCTCCATTCATTTAAAGGTAACAGTCTtaagacttgggatgaagtggTTGAAAAATTTCTGAAGAAGTACTTCCCAGAGTCTAAGACTGCTGAAGGAAAAGCTGTCATCTCATCATTTCATCAATTTCCAGACAAGTCCTTGAGTGAGGCTTTGGAAAGATTTCATGGGTTACTAAGAAAGACGCCTACACATGGATTTTTAGAACCAATCCAGCTCAATATTTTCATTGACGGGTTAAGGCCACAACCCAAGCAGCTTTTAGATACTTCTGcagggggaaaaataaaattgaaaacccCTGAAGAAGCAAtggaattgattgaaaatatggctgctAGTGACCGTGCAATTTTGCGTGATAGAGCATACATTCCTTCCAAAAGAAGCCTGCTAGAGCTTTCATCACAGgatgcattgttggcacaaaacaagaTGCTATCCAAGCAACTTGAGGCATTGATAGAAACATTGAGTAAGTTGCCAACCCAATTACATTTTGGACAACCTTCACCCTCTTTTGTTTTGCTGGTTGCAGGTTGTGTTATATGTGGTGGAGCACATGATTCTGGCTGCTGCATTCCCACAGAAGATACAACACATGAA CAATATAATCAGCAACAGGGACAGTGGAGAACTCACCCTGGCAAtcagttcaataaagaccaagGTGGGCCATCTAACAATCCACAACAACAAAGGCCTAGTCTTTATGATAGAACAACGAAGCTGAAAGAGACTCTTGCTCAGTTCATGCAAGTATCCATGTCCAATCAAAAGAGCACAGAGTCAGCCATCAAGAATCTAgaagtccaggtgggacaaTTGGCAAAACAATTGGCAGACTGA